Proteins encoded by one window of Bryobacteraceae bacterium:
- a CDS encoding acetyl-CoA carboxylase carboxyltransferase subunit alpha has translation MSPATEAPDAWARVQLARHPKRPHSLDYISQIVAAFEEIHGDRRFADDPAIVAGFGDLRDRPVMVVGQQKGRDTKQKLHRNFGMPKPEGYRKALRAMQLAAKFRRPVLALLDTPGAYPGIDAEERGQAEAIAYNLREMARLPIPIVCVVIGEGGSGGALGLGVGNRIFMMENSVYSVISPESCAAIIWRDAAHAEKAATALKLTASDLVRLGLVDGVIEEPGEGAHTDPGAATYNLATVVSAAFEELAGLDEQRLIEERYEKFRRMGNFFTEPGA, from the coding sequence ATGAGTCCTGCCACGGAAGCCCCGGACGCTTGGGCGCGCGTCCAGCTCGCGCGTCACCCGAAACGCCCTCACTCGCTCGACTACATCTCCCAGATCGTCGCCGCCTTCGAGGAGATCCATGGCGACCGGCGCTTCGCCGACGATCCGGCCATCGTCGCCGGGTTCGGCGACCTGCGCGATCGGCCCGTCATGGTCGTCGGACAGCAGAAAGGCCGCGACACCAAGCAGAAGTTGCACCGCAATTTCGGGATGCCGAAGCCGGAGGGCTACCGGAAAGCGCTTCGCGCCATGCAACTGGCGGCGAAGTTCCGCCGGCCGGTCCTGGCTCTGCTCGATACCCCCGGCGCATACCCCGGCATCGACGCCGAGGAGCGCGGTCAGGCTGAGGCCATCGCCTACAACCTGCGTGAAATGGCACGGTTACCCATTCCGATCGTGTGCGTGGTGATCGGCGAGGGCGGGTCCGGCGGCGCGCTGGGCCTGGGCGTGGGCAATCGCATTTTCATGATGGAGAATTCGGTTTACAGTGTGATCTCGCCGGAGAGCTGCGCCGCCATCATTTGGCGCGATGCCGCGCACGCCGAGAAGGCGGCCACGGCCCTCAAGCTTACGGCTTCGGACCTCGTCCGCCTCGGCTTGGTGGACGGCGTGATCGAAGAGCCCGGCGAGGGCGCGCATACGGACCCCGGCGCAGCCACCTACAACCTCGCCACCGTCGTGAGCGCCGCTTTCGAGGAACTGGCCGGGCTGGACGAACAGCGGCTGATCGAAGAGCGCTACGAGAAGTTCCGCCGCATGGGGAACTTCTTCACGGAGCCGGGAGCGTGA
- a CDS encoding heme-binding protein, translating to MIIFLKLMPVLLAVSLIAAAVELPARRYLNLAAVKTLAAAAEREAARRSVHVTICIVDESGNILFLQKADGVGLNTLQFAQKKARYAALYGRPSKAAADQLSSGNLQVLAFPDGFPNQGGLPIKVDGMTIGAIACSGAPSEVDEAISQAAIDALLK from the coding sequence ATGATCATCTTCTTGAAGTTGATGCCGGTGCTGCTGGCGGTGTCGCTCATCGCTGCGGCGGTGGAGTTGCCCGCCAGGCGGTACTTGAACCTCGCCGCGGTCAAGACGTTGGCCGCCGCCGCCGAGCGGGAAGCGGCCCGGCGCAGCGTACACGTCACCATCTGCATCGTCGACGAGAGCGGGAACATCCTGTTCCTGCAGAAGGCGGATGGCGTGGGGCTGAATACGCTTCAGTTCGCGCAGAAGAAGGCCCGATACGCGGCGTTGTACGGCCGGCCATCGAAGGCGGCCGCCGACCAGCTCAGCAGCGGGAACTTGCAGGTGCTAGCGTTTCCCGACGGGTTCCCGAACCAGGGCGGACTTCCGATCAAAGTGGATGGGATGACGATCGGCGCAATCGCGTGTAGCGGGGCGCCGTCGGAAGTGGATGAGGCGATCTCCCAGGCCGCGATCGACGCCCTGCTGAAGTAG
- a CDS encoding OsmC family protein, whose translation MQVNIQWQNGAAFEVEARGHRVVCDQPQDNGGEDSGLTPPEFLLAALGSCVAYYAAEYLKTRNLNRDGLKVRVEAEKALQPARLAQFRIELQLPAGLDQRHREGALRAGQRCLVHNTLLHAPSIEIAVAEAPAVAA comes from the coding sequence ATGCAAGTGAACATCCAATGGCAGAACGGGGCGGCATTCGAGGTGGAAGCGCGGGGGCATCGCGTGGTGTGCGACCAGCCGCAGGATAACGGAGGAGAAGACAGCGGTCTTACACCGCCGGAGTTTTTGTTGGCTGCGCTTGGCTCCTGCGTCGCCTACTACGCCGCGGAGTATCTGAAGACGCGGAACCTGAACCGCGATGGGCTGAAGGTACGCGTCGAGGCGGAGAAGGCGCTGCAACCGGCTCGCCTGGCGCAGTTCCGCATCGAGCTGCAACTGCCCGCCGGGCTCGACCAACGGCATCGTGAGGGAGCGCTGCGCGCGGGGCAGCGGTGCCTGGTTCACAACACGCTGCTGCACGCGCCGTCGATCGAGATCGCGGTGGCGGAAGCGCCCGCCGTCGCCGCCTAG
- a CDS encoding TolC family protein, producing MSRNWILVLALPAAAVAQTALTLPDAVRMALEKHPSLEAAAAQGKAAETRIGQAKAGMLPRVTYNESFQTSNNPVFAFGTLLTQRRFAESNFAIDSLNKPGFVNNFQSQLQVEQLLYDFGGLKAQVRAAELGKKMSDEEERALRLRRAVEVAGRYHGANLAAESIAVAEAAVKSAEADLARAEAVRDAGMSTDADVLTIRVHLAGRQEDLIRRKYDLDVALAALNEALGMPLDTAWQLATPLTVAPDPVAGADAELEARTSRPELRQAEIGFHVAESQRDAARAARLPQIVARGMFEADRGRFVTQAGANWFFGAGLRWNLFTGNADKRRVEEASHAMVAATARRKEAAAGIALHVRRARSAVLSAGERVKVADASIAQAEESLRIMRNRYQAGLATVSDLLRNETALLDARTRRLAAVHDQRVASIALEYAKGTLTGDSNVLQ from the coding sequence ATGAGCCGAAACTGGATTCTGGTCCTCGCCCTTCCCGCGGCCGCGGTGGCGCAGACGGCGCTCACGCTGCCCGACGCCGTCCGCATGGCGCTCGAAAAACATCCATCGCTCGAAGCGGCGGCGGCCCAAGGCAAGGCCGCCGAAACGCGGATCGGCCAGGCCAAGGCCGGTATGCTGCCTCGGGTCACCTACAACGAATCGTTCCAAACCAGTAACAACCCGGTGTTCGCTTTTGGAACACTCTTGACTCAGCGTCGGTTCGCCGAGTCCAATTTTGCGATCGACTCGCTGAACAAGCCGGGCTTCGTGAACAATTTCCAGTCGCAGTTGCAGGTCGAACAACTGCTTTACGATTTCGGCGGATTGAAAGCGCAGGTTCGCGCCGCCGAACTCGGCAAGAAGATGTCCGACGAGGAGGAGCGGGCGCTCCGCCTCCGCCGCGCCGTGGAAGTGGCCGGACGCTACCACGGCGCGAATCTCGCCGCCGAGAGTATCGCCGTCGCCGAGGCGGCGGTGAAATCCGCCGAAGCCGACCTCGCCCGCGCCGAAGCCGTCCGCGACGCCGGAATGTCCACCGACGCCGACGTGCTCACCATCCGCGTGCATCTCGCCGGCCGCCAGGAAGATCTCATCCGCCGCAAGTACGATCTCGACGTGGCGCTGGCGGCGTTGAACGAAGCGCTCGGCATGCCGCTCGACACGGCTTGGCAACTCGCCACGCCGCTGACGGTGGCGCCGGACCCGGTCGCAGGCGCCGATGCCGAGCTCGAGGCCCGCACCTCCCGGCCCGAGTTGCGGCAGGCCGAGATCGGATTTCACGTAGCTGAATCGCAGCGCGACGCCGCCCGCGCCGCCCGGCTGCCGCAGATCGTGGCGCGTGGCATGTTCGAGGCTGATCGTGGCCGGTTTGTTACCCAGGCCGGGGCGAACTGGTTCTTTGGCGCCGGGCTGCGCTGGAATCTTTTCACCGGTAACGCCGACAAGCGCCGGGTGGAGGAAGCCTCGCACGCAATGGTTGCCGCCACCGCGCGGCGGAAAGAGGCCGCGGCCGGCATCGCGCTGCACGTGCGGCGGGCGCGGTCGGCCGTGTTGTCGGCCGGCGAGCGGGTGAAGGTGGCCGACGCCTCGATCGCGCAAGCCGAAGAGAGCTTGCGCATCATGCGCAACCGGTACCAAGCCGGTCTCGCGACGGTGAGCGATCTACTCCGGAACGAGACAGCGTTGCTCGACGCGAGAACGCGGCGGCTGGCCGCGGTGCACGATCAGCGCGTCGCCTCCATCGCCCTCGAATACGCCAAGGGCACGCTCACGGGAGATTCCAATGTTCTTCAATAA
- a CDS encoding efflux RND transporter periplasmic adaptor subunit, which translates to MFFNKLPATVLLAIFASGCGSRHEPEKKAESAPVAVTAIAVGSTAWPDEFEATGTVAARQSAAISARVMGYVREINAREGDFVSAGQTIAVIDSRELTTAHAQAEAAVAEARAGVGEAESGIAAAEAQLDLARTTAKRMEDLLAKRSVSQQEYDEAASRVKVGESQVAMARARRRQLDDKIRQAEQALASAGVMQGYATVQAPFAGRVVKRLADPGVLASPGMPLLEIEQAGGYRLEVAVEERHLGAVRRGQAVGVHLDAIGKPLTGRISEIVPAVDAASRSFTAKVDLPASPVLRSGLFGRAVFPLGERQVVAVPRDAVSLQGQVSSVFVAADGVARRRLVQLGAERGGAVEILSGLSADDRLIHPRPATLADGARISEGSR; encoded by the coding sequence ATGTTCTTCAATAAACTACCCGCCACCGTCCTGTTGGCGATCTTCGCCTCCGGCTGCGGGTCCAGGCACGAACCGGAGAAAAAGGCCGAGTCCGCGCCGGTGGCGGTGACGGCCATCGCGGTGGGGTCGACGGCATGGCCGGACGAGTTCGAAGCCACCGGCACCGTCGCCGCGCGGCAGTCAGCGGCCATCTCGGCGCGTGTGATGGGCTACGTCCGGGAGATCAACGCCCGGGAAGGCGATTTTGTCTCGGCCGGGCAGACCATCGCCGTGATCGATTCCCGCGAACTGACCACGGCTCACGCGCAGGCCGAAGCCGCCGTCGCCGAGGCGCGGGCCGGAGTGGGCGAGGCCGAAAGCGGCATCGCCGCCGCCGAGGCGCAGCTCGATCTGGCGCGGACAACGGCCAAACGAATGGAGGACCTGCTGGCGAAGCGGTCCGTATCGCAACAGGAGTACGACGAGGCCGCGTCGCGCGTGAAGGTGGGAGAATCGCAGGTGGCCATGGCGCGCGCCCGGCGCCGGCAGTTGGACGACAAGATCCGCCAGGCCGAGCAGGCGCTCGCCTCGGCCGGCGTGATGCAGGGCTACGCCACGGTCCAGGCGCCGTTCGCCGGTCGCGTCGTAAAGCGGCTTGCCGACCCCGGTGTCCTCGCCTCGCCGGGCATGCCTCTCCTCGAAATCGAGCAGGCGGGCGGCTACCGCCTTGAAGTCGCCGTGGAAGAACGTCATCTCGGCGCGGTGCGGCGCGGCCAGGCCGTGGGAGTCCATCTCGACGCGATCGGCAAGCCGCTCACCGGGCGCATCTCCGAGATCGTGCCCGCGGTGGATGCCGCCTCGCGCAGTTTCACCGCGAAAGTGGATCTGCCGGCGAGTCCGGTACTGCGCTCCGGTCTGTTCGGAAGGGCCGTATTTCCACTCGGCGAACGCCAGGTGGTGGCCGTGCCGCGCGATGCCGTCTCGCTGCAAGGGCAGGTGAGTTCCGTTTTCGTCGCCGCCGATGGGGTGGCGCGACGGCGTCTGGTGCAGCTAGGCGCGGAGCGCGGCGGCGCCGTCGAGATACTATCCGGCCTTTCGGCCGATGACCGCTTGATCCATCCCCGCCCGGCCACGCTGGCGGACGGCGCGCGAATCTCCGAGGGGTCCCGATGA
- a CDS encoding efflux RND transporter permease subunit: MTELPESPGTPAPPPVELGMAGRLAHAFIDSKLTPLFIGTSLLLGLFAIYSLPREEEPQIIVPMIDVFVGMPGATAQEVEERVTGPMEKLLWEIPGVEYIYSTSSPGGSLAIVRFRVGENEEAALVRLNQKLQANFDVIPPGASRPLVQARSIDDVPILALTLWSRRYNDLELRRVAAQITDTIKQAPDVSEVRMLGGQRRVLRVEADPSRLAAYGLTLADLHRAIGGANQRIPSGRFAGSNREIVLESGEFLRTADDVAAVVVAAPRGKAVFVRDVARVSDTGEEPSQYVQYAEAGRFHPAVTVSVAKRKGTNAIDVAEGVLHRVDALKGTLIPSEVEVTITRHYGETAAEKSNELLFHMGIAVVSVSLLIALTLGLRESIIVFTAIPVTLALTLTVFYLYGYTLNRITLFALIFSIGILVDDAIVVVENIVRHRHLPCNYGRPILDVAVEAVAEVGNPTILATFTVIAAILPMAFVRGLMGPYMRPIPIGATAAMAFSLIVAFLVTPYVAVRVFGKEPPALHGSGEDRLTRFYRVVMGRILSTFASRWGFIAGVTILLLGAMSLVYVEFVKVKMLPFDNKSEFQIIVDTPEGTTLEETARVTRLMGEAAFQIPEVVNVQTYAGAASPFNFNGLVRHYYLRRGSNAGDVQVNLLPKHDRDRQSHEIAKALRVLLQPIAKANGANVKVSEVPPGPPVLQTLVAEIYGPTEEGRLRVAGEVRRILESTAGIVDVDWYVEDEQPRERILVDSEKAALHGISTAEIARTLRMASAGETAGLLHVDRAKEDIPIDVRLTRADRSNIARLRELELRGPNGRPVALGELITVEHDTVERNIYHKNLMPVTYVTADVAGAMESPVYAILAVGPKIDKMRIPEGYSIEQFTAAQPGDDAKYAMKWDGEWHITYEVFRDLGLAFAAVLVLIYVLVVGWFQSLLTPLIIMAAIPFSLVGILPAHGLLDAFFTATSMIGFIAGAGIVVRNSIILVDFVELRLAQGMPLAEAVIDAGAVRFRPMMLTAAAVVVGSSVILFDPIFQGLAIALMAGEIASLALSRMAVPVLYYIFNPKKAA, encoded by the coding sequence ATGACCGAATTGCCTGAGTCGCCCGGGACGCCCGCTCCGCCGCCAGTGGAACTCGGCATGGCCGGGCGCCTGGCCCATGCTTTTATCGACTCGAAACTGACGCCGCTGTTCATCGGCACGTCGCTCCTGCTCGGGCTCTTCGCCATCTACAGCCTGCCGCGCGAGGAAGAGCCGCAGATCATCGTCCCCATGATCGACGTGTTCGTCGGGATGCCCGGCGCCACCGCGCAGGAGGTAGAAGAACGGGTCACCGGTCCGATGGAGAAGCTGCTGTGGGAGATCCCGGGCGTCGAGTACATCTATTCGACCTCATCGCCTGGCGGCTCTCTGGCCATCGTTCGTTTTCGCGTCGGCGAGAACGAAGAGGCCGCGCTTGTCCGGCTGAACCAGAAGCTGCAGGCCAACTTCGACGTCATCCCGCCCGGCGCCTCGCGGCCCCTCGTGCAGGCGCGCTCGATCGACGACGTGCCGATTCTGGCGCTAACGCTGTGGAGCCGGCGCTACAACGACCTCGAGCTTCGCCGCGTGGCCGCCCAGATCACCGACACCATCAAACAGGCGCCGGATGTCTCCGAAGTTCGCATGCTCGGCGGCCAGCGGCGCGTCCTGCGGGTGGAAGCGGATCCGTCGCGCCTGGCAGCCTACGGACTCACGCTCGCCGACCTGCACCGCGCCATCGGCGGCGCCAACCAGCGCATCCCGTCCGGCCGCTTCGCCGGGTCGAATCGCGAGATCGTGCTGGAGTCCGGCGAATTCCTGCGGACGGCGGATGACGTGGCCGCCGTGGTGGTCGCCGCGCCGCGCGGGAAGGCCGTCTTCGTGCGCGACGTGGCCCGAGTCTCAGACACGGGGGAAGAGCCTTCGCAGTACGTTCAGTATGCCGAGGCCGGGCGCTTCCACCCGGCGGTGACGGTGTCGGTCGCCAAGCGCAAGGGCACGAACGCCATCGACGTGGCCGAAGGGGTGTTGCACCGCGTCGACGCGCTGAAGGGGACCCTCATTCCGTCGGAAGTGGAAGTGACGATCACGCGTCACTACGGCGAGACGGCGGCCGAGAAGTCGAACGAGCTGCTGTTCCACATGGGTATCGCCGTGGTGTCGGTCAGCCTGCTGATCGCCCTGACGCTCGGGCTGCGTGAGTCGATCATCGTGTTCACCGCCATCCCCGTGACGCTCGCGCTCACGCTCACCGTCTTCTACCTCTACGGCTACACGCTCAACCGGATCACCCTGTTCGCGCTGATCTTCTCGATCGGCATCCTCGTCGACGACGCGATCGTCGTCGTCGAGAACATCGTCCGGCACCGGCATCTGCCATGTAACTACGGGCGTCCGATTCTCGACGTGGCGGTCGAGGCGGTGGCCGAAGTGGGCAACCCGACGATCCTCGCCACCTTTACCGTCATCGCGGCCATTCTTCCGATGGCATTCGTGCGCGGCCTGATGGGTCCCTACATGCGCCCGATCCCGATCGGCGCCACCGCCGCGATGGCGTTCTCGCTGATCGTGGCGTTCCTGGTGACTCCCTACGTCGCCGTGCGGGTCTTCGGCAAGGAGCCGCCCGCGCTGCACGGATCCGGTGAGGACCGGCTCACGCGTTTCTATCGCGTGGTGATGGGCCGCATTCTTTCCACCTTCGCATCCCGGTGGGGTTTCATCGCCGGAGTGACGATCCTGCTCCTCGGCGCCATGTCGCTGGTCTATGTGGAATTCGTGAAGGTGAAGATGCTGCCCTTCGACAACAAAAGCGAGTTCCAGATCATCGTCGACACGCCGGAAGGAACCACGCTCGAAGAAACGGCCCGGGTCACGCGTCTCATGGGTGAGGCCGCTTTCCAGATCCCCGAAGTCGTCAACGTGCAGACCTATGCTGGCGCCGCATCGCCGTTCAATTTCAACGGCTTGGTGCGACACTACTACCTGCGCCGCGGCTCGAACGCCGGGGACGTGCAGGTGAACCTGCTCCCGAAGCACGACCGTGACCGTCAAAGCCATGAGATCGCCAAGGCGCTCCGTGTGCTGCTGCAGCCGATCGCCAAGGCCAACGGCGCCAACGTCAAAGTTTCCGAAGTCCCGCCCGGCCCGCCCGTGCTGCAGACGCTCGTTGCCGAGATCTACGGACCCACCGAAGAGGGCCGTCTGCGAGTTGCCGGCGAAGTCAGGCGGATTCTCGAATCCACCGCCGGCATAGTCGACGTCGATTGGTACGTCGAGGACGAACAGCCGCGCGAACGGATCCTCGTCGACAGCGAGAAGGCGGCGCTCCACGGCATCTCGACGGCCGAGATCGCAAGAACCCTGCGGATGGCCTCGGCCGGTGAAACCGCCGGTCTGCTCCACGTGGACCGGGCCAAGGAGGACATTCCGATCGATGTGCGGCTCACTCGTGCCGACCGGTCCAACATCGCCCGCCTCCGCGAGCTCGAACTACGCGGCCCCAACGGGCGGCCGGTGGCGCTCGGCGAGCTGATCACCGTCGAGCACGACACCGTCGAACGCAATATCTATCACAAGAACCTGATGCCGGTCACCTACGTGACCGCCGACGTCGCCGGCGCGATGGAGAGCCCGGTCTACGCCATTCTCGCCGTCGGCCCGAAAATCGACAAGATGAGAATCCCCGAGGGATATTCGATCGAACAGTTCACGGCGGCGCAGCCCGGTGACGACGCGAAGTACGCGATGAAGTGGGACGGCGAGTGGCACATCACCTATGAGGTCTTCCGCGACCTCGGGCTCGCCTTCGCCGCCGTGCTGGTGCTGATCTACGTGCTCGTCGTCGGCTGGTTCCAGAGCCTGTTGACGCCGCTGATCATCATGGCGGCGATTCCGTTCTCGCTCGTGGGAATCCTGCCCGCGCACGGCCTGCTCGATGCGTTCTTCACGGCCACGTCGATGATCGGCTTCATCGCCGGAGCCGGCATCGTGGTGCGCAACTCGATCATCCTCGTCGATTTCGTGGAGCTGCGGCTCGCGCAGGGAATGCCGCTCGCCGAAGCCGTCATAGACGCGGGCGCGGTCCGCTTTCGCCCGATGATGCTTACCGCCGCGGCCGTCGTGGTGGGCTCGAGCGTCATTCTCTTCGACCCGATTTTCCAAGGCCTCGCCATCGCGCTGATGGCGGGCGAGATCGCATCGCTCGCCTTGTCGCGCATGGCGGTGCCGGTTCTTTACTACATCTTCAATCCAAAGAAGGCAGCCTAG
- a CDS encoding DUF2892 domain-containing protein, translating to MTVERSLRLIAGAFVLVSVALGYYVHPAWFLFTAFVGLNLLQSGLTNWCPMMTFLKKMGVGS from the coding sequence ATGACTGTCGAGCGTTCGCTTCGTCTGATTGCGGGTGCTTTCGTGCTGGTCAGCGTCGCGCTGGGCTACTACGTGCACCCGGCCTGGTTCCTGTTCACGGCGTTCGTGGGGCTCAACCTGCTCCAGAGCGGACTCACGAATTGGTGCCCGATGATGACCTTTCTCAAAAAGATGGGCGTAGGCAGCTAG
- a CDS encoding cytochrome ubiquinol oxidase subunit I — protein MDALTLHRLHFAFTATFHYIFPQITMGMALLILVLKTLALRGGDEHYNDAARFWARIFGITFAAGVVTGIPMEFQFGTNWSRFSRAAGGVIGQTLAMEGVYSFFLESTFLGLLLYGEKKLGRIGHWFAALAVFLGSWLSGYFIICTDAWMQHPVGHRIGANGEILLDSVGALLTNPWAIWQYAHNMIGAVVTGSFLMASIGAFYLLSNRDVRHARTYVSVGVVAAFAASMLAALTGDGQGKMVAEHQPATLAAMEALFETQQGAPMAILGQPDPERRRIDNPLTIPGMLSFATWRRWEAEVQGLDKFPRDQWPDNIPLLYYSFHIMVGLGTFFIAVSGLSLVQLLRRRLHETKALLWALMLMLPFPIIANTAGWTTAELGRQPWLIYGLMRTKDGASMNVSAGNTLFTLIGFMGMYLLLGILYLFLVWREIDHGPEAAQKGSH, from the coding sequence TTGGACGCACTGACTCTTCACCGCCTGCACTTCGCCTTCACGGCGACGTTTCACTACATCTTTCCCCAAATCACGATGGGCATGGCGCTGCTCATCCTGGTGTTGAAGACGCTGGCCCTTCGCGGCGGGGACGAACACTACAACGATGCCGCCCGATTCTGGGCGCGCATTTTCGGAATCACTTTCGCCGCTGGCGTGGTCACCGGCATTCCCATGGAGTTCCAGTTCGGAACCAACTGGTCGCGCTTCTCCCGCGCGGCCGGCGGCGTCATCGGCCAGACGCTGGCGATGGAAGGCGTCTATTCGTTCTTTCTCGAATCCACCTTCCTCGGCCTGCTGCTCTACGGCGAGAAGAAGCTCGGCCGCATCGGCCACTGGTTCGCCGCGCTCGCCGTCTTCCTCGGCTCCTGGTTGTCGGGCTATTTCATCATTTGCACCGACGCCTGGATGCAGCACCCCGTGGGGCACCGGATCGGCGCGAACGGCGAAATCCTGCTCGACAGCGTCGGCGCGCTGCTCACAAACCCCTGGGCCATTTGGCAGTATGCACACAACATGATCGGAGCCGTCGTCACGGGATCCTTCCTGATGGCCTCGATCGGAGCCTTCTATCTGCTCTCGAACCGCGACGTCCGCCATGCCCGCACGTATGTCTCCGTCGGCGTGGTGGCTGCGTTCGCCGCCAGCATGCTCGCCGCCCTCACCGGTGATGGACAGGGCAAAATGGTCGCCGAGCATCAGCCAGCCACGCTCGCCGCGATGGAAGCCCTGTTCGAGACGCAGCAGGGCGCGCCCATGGCGATCCTCGGCCAGCCGGACCCGGAACGGCGCCGCATCGACAACCCGCTGACGATCCCCGGCATGCTGAGCTTCGCCACTTGGCGCCGCTGGGAAGCCGAAGTCCAGGGCCTCGACAAGTTCCCGCGCGACCAGTGGCCCGACAACATCCCGCTGCTCTACTACAGCTTCCACATTATGGTCGGGCTCGGCACTTTCTTCATCGCCGTGAGCGGCCTGTCGCTCGTGCAGCTTCTCCGCCGCCGGCTCCATGAAACCAAGGCGCTGCTGTGGGCTTTGATGCTGATGCTGCCGTTCCCCATCATCGCCAACACCGCCGGGTGGACCACGGCCGAACTCGGCCGGCAGCCCTGGTTGATCTATGGGCTGATGCGAACCAAGGACGGCGCCTCTATGAACGTCTCGGCCGGGAACACACTATTCACGCTGATCGGCTTCATGGGAATGTACCTCTTGCTCGGGATCCTCTACCTGTTCCTGGTGTGGCGCGAGATCGATCATGGCCCGGAGGCCGCACAGAAGGGGAGCCACTAG
- the cydB gene encoding cytochrome d ubiquinol oxidase subunit II, with protein sequence MSLLWFCLVGAMLAVYVILDGFDLGAGMIHLAAARTDSERRQVFASIGPVWDGNEVWLLAAGGTLYFAFPDLYASAFSGFYLPLMMVLWLLILRGIAIEFRNHLESPVWNPLWDTVFCGASALLAIFFGAALGNVIRGVPFDERREFFLPLWTSFTPSGEPGILDWYTVSTGLLAAAALAMHGGLWVALKTSGPLHERARRISRFAAYATAVLTALVTPLTFSVQPQLSRNLVDYPFGAIFPVAAVTGMAVALLPRAADRTRFLGSSAYLGGMLASAAFGIFPNVLPGVDGAQGLTIHNAAAAEHGLRIGLWWWLPGMALAAGYAVFLYRRFAGKVESAGH encoded by the coding sequence GTGAGCCTGCTCTGGTTTTGCCTTGTCGGCGCGATGCTCGCCGTCTACGTCATCCTTGATGGGTTCGACCTCGGGGCTGGCATGATCCACCTCGCCGCCGCGCGCACCGATTCCGAGCGCCGCCAGGTCTTCGCCTCCATCGGCCCGGTCTGGGATGGCAACGAAGTCTGGCTGCTCGCCGCCGGCGGCACGCTCTACTTCGCTTTCCCGGACCTCTACGCGTCCGCCTTCAGCGGATTCTACCTGCCGCTGATGATGGTCCTTTGGCTTCTGATCCTGCGCGGCATCGCCATCGAGTTCCGCAACCATCTCGAAAGCCCGGTCTGGAATCCGCTGTGGGACACAGTGTTTTGCGGCGCCAGCGCCTTGCTCGCGATTTTCTTCGGCGCCGCCCTCGGCAATGTCATCCGCGGCGTTCCGTTCGATGAGCGCCGGGAGTTCTTCCTCCCGCTTTGGACGAGCTTCACGCCCTCCGGCGAGCCTGGCATCCTGGACTGGTACACGGTCTCCACTGGCCTGCTCGCCGCCGCCGCGCTCGCCATGCATGGCGGGCTGTGGGTGGCCCTCAAAACGTCGGGCCCGCTGCACGAACGCGCCCGCCGCATCTCCCGATTCGCCGCCTACGCCACCGCGGTTCTCACCGCCCTGGTGACGCCGCTCACGTTTTCGGTCCAGCCGCAGTTGAGCCGGAACCTTGTCGACTACCCGTTCGGCGCGATCTTTCCCGTCGCGGCCGTCACCGGCATGGCCGTCGCCCTCCTTCCCCGCGCCGCCGACCGGACTCGCTTTCTCGGCTCCTCCGCCTACCTCGGGGGGATGCTCGCCAGCGCCGCGTTCGGCATTTTCCCGAACGTGCTCCCGGGCGTAGACGGCGCGCAGGGGCTCACCATCCACAACGCCGCCGCCGCGGAACACGGTCTTCGGATCGGGTTGTGGTGGTGGCTGCCCGGAATGGCGCTCGCCGCCGGCTACGCGGTTTTCCTGTACCGGCGCTTCGCCGGCAAGGTGGAGTCCGCCGGCCACTGA